From Malaciobacter mytili LMG 24559:
TCTTTTTTATTGCCATAAACTGGAGAATCATTATCTATAATATGCGATAATATCATCTACTTAGCCTTTATTTTGTATATCTATCATAATTTCAAGTAATCCTTGTCCAAAATCAATATAAGGATTATTTACAATTTTTTTACCAACTTTTGGATGATATAAAGAATAAGGTGAAAATTCATAATGTCCCTTATAATTTTCATTTGAGTATGTAATTACAATATCATCATTTATTATTTCTTTAATAATATTTAGCAATTCTTTATAAGTATGTTTTTCAATACCTGTTAAAATTATATGTTCATTTTTATATGATTCATTAAGAATTTCTACACTTAATTTTGCGGCATCTTTTACATGAATATATTCTCTAACCTCATTACCTGTACCTTTATATGTAATAGTATTACTTTCTAAAGCTTCTTTAATTAAACAATATATTCTATTTTGTTTATCTGCTCTTGGCCCATAAACAGAACCATATCGAATAATTGTATATTCTAAATTAAATTGTTCGTTATACTCTTCTATCATTTTTTCAGATGCTTGTTTGCTTATACCATAAAAAGAGCCTTTTTGAGAAAATACATATGCACTACTTGCATAAATATACCTTTTAATATTACTTAACCTACAAGCTTCTAAAATATTTGTATTACCTAAAATATTGAGTTTAACAGTTTTTAAAGGCTCACTTATAGCAATATTTATATCAGCTAAACCAGCAAAATTATAAACTATATCACAACCAGCAACTGCTTGTATAACACTATTTAAATCTAATATATCAACATATTTAAATATCTGTTTTTTAGATATATATAAAGACTCTTTAATATCAGCTATAATTACCTCAAAATTATTATTACTTAACTCATCAGCAACATGACTTCCTAAAAATCCAGAACCTCCAAAAACTATAGCTTTCATAAGTTTTTTTCTCCAAGGAACTTTTTTATATGTTTTATTGCACTTCTTCCCATTAATAAAATTGATTCATTTGAATTACCTCCAATATGAGGAGTACAAAATAATCTATCTTGATTTATTAATTTTTTATCAAAATTTGGTTCTTTTTCATAAGTATCAAGTGCAGCTGCTGCAATTAATTTATCTTTTAATGCTATTTTTAAATCATTATTATTTACGATTTCTCCTCTAGCAGTATTTATTAAAATAGCTGTTTTTTTCATTTTTTTAAATACTTCTAAATTAAACATATATTTAGTCTCTTTAGTTAAAGGGGTATGAATTGAAATAATATCCGAATTAGCAAATATTTCTTCTTTTGTTGCTTCTATTAAATTATATTTTTTATAAAACTCATCTTGAGAAAATATATCATTTACTAATATTTTACAATTAAATGGTTGCAATAGCTTTATAACTTCTTTACCTATATTTCCTACACCAATTATTCCAATTACTTTATTAGATAAATTATTACCACCTACTTTATTCCATAAGCCATTTTTCATTCCATATGAAGCAAATACCATATTTCTAATTGTAGTTATCATAAAACCTAAAGTCATTTCAGCAACTGATAGTTTATTTACACCACTTGTCCAACCAATACCTATATTTTTTGCTTTACAATAATCAATATCTATATTATCAAGTCCTACCCCATATTTTGCTATAAATTTAAGCTTTGGACAACTATCAAGAAGCTCTTTATCAATAGTTTCCAAACCAATAATTGCAATATCAGCATCTTGAAGATATTCTTTTAATATATTATCTTCAAAATGAATATTTGTATCATTTAATACAACATTATCAAAGTTATTTTTTAATTCTTCTATTAATATTGGATGAGTTGAAAAAGATGGAGAAGTTACTTTAATTTTCATAATTTCTTTCTAATTTTTTACTTGTCATAAATTTGATATGCTCTACTACTTTAACACCAAATTTTTCTTCAATCATATCTAAATATTTTTTACTTGTAAAATATTCTTGCCATGCTTTATCTCTAAATTTCAATACATCCATTGCACTTAAATATTTAGTTGATAAGGGTAATTGATTTTTTGCATGTTGAGAATAATCACCCCAATTTGAGGGTAATTTAATTCCTTTTTCAATTGCTTCATCATATAGTTTAGAACCAGGATATGCCATAGCACTATAGATATTAAAAAACTCTGTATTTAAATCAATAGCCATATCAAGAGTTTCTTGCATTGTTTTTTCATTATCATCAGGTAAGCCAACTATAAAGTTTGTAAGAACCCTTATTTTGGCATCTTGAATTGATTTTACAACTTCTTTTATATCCCTATATTTTAACTTTTTATCTGCTCCATCTCTAACAAATTCACTTGCAGATTCAATACCTAAACAAAACCAATTAAATCCAGCTTTTTTCATCTTTGGTAAGAAATCTTTTTTTACAGTATCTACTCTTGCATAACACCAAATATTTATATCAAGATTTTTTTCTAATAGTAATTCTGTTATTTTCATATAATGATTTTCATTAAGTATAAACATTTCATCAATAAATTTTATATTTTTAACATTATATTCTTTAGCTAAGTGTTCAATTTCATCTACTACAAGTTTAGGACTTCTATATCTTATACTTGGTTTTCCAAAAGTTGCATTTATACAACAAAAACTACATTTATAAGGACACCCCAAGCTTGTATATATTGCACCATAAGGTTGTCTTTCATCAATATTATCAAAACAGTGCCAATTGTGGGCTTTATACTTTTCCATTGGCAATAGATCCCAAGCTGCCATTGGTAAATATTCATCTAAATTATCAATTAATTTAGGCTTTTGGTTATTTACTATCATATTATTTTTATAATACCACAGCCCAGGTACCTCATCAAGAGATAAATTATTTTTTAATACTTCAATTAATCTTTTTAAGGGTATTTGCTCTTCACCTTCTATTACATAATCTACATCCTCTTCTTCTAAAGTTCTTTGAGGTAAAGCTGAAGGATGTAATCCTGCTATAACTATAGGCATAGAACAATTTTGTTTTATGATAGTACACATTTTACTTGCAATTGCCATTGTTTGGGTTGAAGCAGAGGGTTGCCCTCCGTAAACAATCATACAAACTAAAAGAGGGTTTATTTCATTTATTTTTTTTGCTGTTTCTTCAGGAGTTAAATTCTCAGCATTTGAATCAATAATATTTACACTTATATCATTATTTCTTAAATAAGCAGCAATAGAGGCTATCATAAATGGTGGTTCAACTGCAGCTAAATCAACTCCTAAATTTTGAAAAGTTATTTTTTTATTTCCAGGATTTACAAATACAACATCTATTTTCATTCTTTGTCTTTATAATAAAATTTTTTTATTTTTTCAATAATTGTATTAATATCTATACCAGATAATTTATGGATATATTCTCTTCCACCATTATCAAATACATATTTATCAACAATACCAATTCTTAAAACGGGTATTAAAATCTCTAAATCAGCTAATGTTTCTAATACACAGCTACCTAAACCTCCATCTAAGAAATGTTCTTCTAGAACTATTAATTTATTGTAGTTTATAGCTATTTCTTTAAGTTTTTCTTTATTTAATGGTTTTATAGTAAAAATATCAACTAAACCTAAATTAATACCTTCTTTAGCTAATTTTTCTTTTACAATTATTGCTTTTTGAAACATATATCCATTTGTAAGTATAGCAATATCTTTACTCTTTTCAATTTCAGATATTCCATCTAAAGGATTTTTATTTATATATATATCTGGTAAATATTTTCTATCAATTCTAATATATCTAAATTTAGGTTTTTCATATGTGACTTTAGCAGCTTGAATAGTAGATTTTTCGTCACTTGGATTTAAAATTTCAATATTTGGAATTACTCTCATACAACTTATATCTTCAATTGCATAGTGTGTTGGCCCAGCATCATCATAACTATACCCTGCACCTACTCCTATTATAGTAACAGGAAGATTCATACTAGCAATTACAACTTTAATCTGCTCATAACAACGATAAGTAACAAAAGGAGCCATTGCATAAACATATACTTTTTTCCCACATTGTGATAAACCAGCTGCAACATCAATCATATTTTGCTCTGATATACCACAATGAATAAACTGACTTGGAAGTTCTTGCCTAAATCGATCTAATGCTTTTGCTCCAAGATCAGCACTTAAGAAGTATATATCTTTATCTTTCTTTGCCAAATCAAATATAATATCTATAAACACATCTCTAGGTAAATTACTCATTTTCATCCTTACTCTATTATGCAATTTGTTGCTAATTCTTTATATGCTTGCTCAATTTGCGCTTTAGTTGGCATTTTATTATGCCATAAAGGATGATTTTCCATAAAAGAAATACCTTTACCTTTTACTGTATGTGCGATAATAGCTTTTGGTTTACCATTTTTATTGTTTATTATTTTAAACCCTCTTTGTATATCTTTATGAGAATGTCCATTTACATTAATAGTTTCAAAACCAAATGATCTAAATTTATTTTCTAAAGAACCTTGATCTATACAGTTTTTTGTTTCACCCATAATACATAATCCATTAACATCTAAAATAACAATTAGATTATCTAACTTATAATGTGAAGCAAACATTGCACTTTCCCAAATAGAACCTTCATAACACTCCCCATCACCTATAATTACAAATGACTTATAATCTTTATTATCTTGTTTTGCAGCATATGCATAACCATTTGAAATACCAAGTCCATGTCCTAAAGAGCCAGTGATAGCTTCTATTCCAGGAATTGTATGATCAGCATACATTCTTAATATCCCATCAGGTTTTGTAAATTTTTTTAATTCAGATTTATCAAAATAACCTAATTCTTGTAAAATAGGATATAGTACCATCGCAGCATGACCTTTACTAACAATAAGTCTATCTCTATTAGGATTATTAGGATTTGTAACATCAAAATTCATAATCTTTCCATAAAAAAGATTAAGTACAATTTCAAGCGATGAAAAAGAAGAAGGAATATGACCTTTCATATCTTGCATTACTAAATCAAATAACTTAATTCTTATTTCTTGTGATTTATTTATTAATCTTTCAATCTCCAATAAGGAACTCCTTAATTATAATACTACACATTATTTAACTTAAAAATTGAAATAATAGTTTTCTTTTTAATATTTTCTATATAAAAAACTGAAAAGCTTTTGTATTTTTTATAGTATTTGTTTTTTTAATTTATCTAATAATTTAAATAATACTATAAAAATAATAATTTTTTCATAAAGTATCTTTTTTATAACACCTAGTTTACTTTATAAGAAGACCTTTAAAAAGCCATATAAATTAAGATTTTATTAGATACAATAATAATTGACTCAAATTTTAAAGTGTTCATAAAATAACTTTAATATCCTTCTTAAATTAAAAAATAGGTTATTTATAAAAAATGGCATTTAAAATATTTAATTTAATAAAGTTAATTTAATATATGATTGATAATAAAAAAGAAACTAAGTTAGTATATAGAACTATACAAAGACATCTAATCTCATCACCTAATTTAAAACCTGCTTATGATATTGTTCAACAAATAATTCATATTTTTGCTAAACCAGCTTTTTATGAAATTAGTAATAAATGTAATTTAAAATGTGAAGGATGTTACTACTTTGACCCTTCAGTATTTAAAAGTGAACCTTTAGAAAATGAAATCTTTTCAAATAACTGGGAAAAGTTACTCGCTAGTGAATCAAAGCGAGGAGTAACAATGCCTTATTTTTTAGGTGCAGAACCTGCTTTAGAAGAAAAGCGTTTAATTGTTGCTGCTAAATATTTTAAAAGAGGTAATATTGGAACAAATGGCACAGTTTTTTTAAGTTCTGAGATTCCCTTTCGTATAAGTATTTCAGCTTGGGCTGGAGATGAAACAGATGATATAGTTTATCGTGGAGGTAAAGCTTTACATAAGGCTTTAAAACTTTATAAAAATGACCCAAGAGCAATAGTTTTATATACACTTAATAGATACAATATTACGCAAACAAAAGATATTGTTAAACTAAGTAGAGATAATGGTTTACCTATAACATTTAATTTATGGTCTCCTCCAAAAAACTTATTATTAAATTCAAATAAATCTATAAATTTATCATTTAGAAATGAAGATTTAAAAAAAGTACGTGAAACTCTTGATGAAATGATTGAAAGTTTTCCTGATACTGTAATTTATTCTCATAAATATAATCAATGGTCTACAGCATCTGGTCCCTTATATGATCTTGACTCTCAAGGAATTGCTAAAGATTGTGCATCTCGTCTTAAGGGTAATTTTGCATATTATGGACTTGATTTACAAAAAAAAGATTTTAAATGTTGTACATCATCTATTGAATGTAGTGAATGTAGACTCTATTCTGGTGGTTGGTCTAGCCATTTTTCTCCAAAAGAAGAACAAATAAGAACTATTAAAGATTTTTCCCAATGGATTGATATGATATTAACTATTGGACGAATTTTTCTTAGAAAAGAAATAGATACCAAAGCTTTTTTAAATAATGAAAACATCAACTACAAGGATATAATAGTATGAAATCTTTAATTCCACCACAACTAAAATTTCAACCACTAAAAAATATTAAAGCAACAAGTGCATTACGAGCAATGTTATATGCTGAAGAGTTTTGGCCAGAAGAAATTTTAAATAAACCTTCAGTATCATTAAAAACAACAACAGGAGAATTACTTTTTTTATCTGATCCTTTTTTAGTAAAAGAAGTTTTAACAAGAAATGATGGAACAATTCCTAGATCTAGACTTCAACAAAGATTTGCAGGACATGGGACAGGAAGAGAAAATGTGATTACGGATATTGGAAAACGAAGTGCTATGCATAGAAAAACTCT
This genomic window contains:
- a CDS encoding NAD-dependent epimerase/dehydratase family protein, whose protein sequence is MKAIVFGGSGFLGSHVADELSNNNFEVIIADIKESLYISKKQIFKYVDILDLNSVIQAVAGCDIVYNFAGLADINIAISEPLKTVKLNILGNTNILEACRLSNIKRYIYASSAYVFSQKGSFYGISKQASEKMIEEYNEQFNLEYTIIRYGSVYGPRADKQNRIYCLIKEALESNTITYKGTGNEVREYIHVKDAAKLSVEILNESYKNEHIILTGIEKHTYKELLNIIKEIINDDIVITYSNENYKGHYEFSPYSLYHPKVGKKIVNNPYIDFGQGLLEIMIDIQNKG
- a CDS encoding phosphoglycerate dehydrogenase produces the protein MKIKVTSPSFSTHPILIEELKNNFDNVVLNDTNIHFEDNILKEYLQDADIAIIGLETIDKELLDSCPKLKFIAKYGVGLDNIDIDYCKAKNIGIGWTSGVNKLSVAEMTLGFMITTIRNMVFASYGMKNGLWNKVGGNNLSNKVIGIIGVGNIGKEVIKLLQPFNCKILVNDIFSQDEFYKKYNLIEATKEEIFANSDIISIHTPLTKETKYMFNLEVFKKMKKTAILINTARGEIVNNNDLKIALKDKLIAAAALDTYEKEPNFDKKLINQDRLFCTPHIGGNSNESILLMGRSAIKHIKKFLGEKNL
- a CDS encoding B12-binding domain-containing radical SAM protein gives rise to the protein MKIDVVFVNPGNKKITFQNLGVDLAAVEPPFMIASIAAYLRNNDISVNIIDSNAENLTPEETAKKINEINPLLVCMIVYGGQPSASTQTMAIASKMCTIIKQNCSMPIVIAGLHPSALPQRTLEEEDVDYVIEGEEQIPLKRLIEVLKNNLSLDEVPGLWYYKNNMIVNNQKPKLIDNLDEYLPMAAWDLLPMEKYKAHNWHCFDNIDERQPYGAIYTSLGCPYKCSFCCINATFGKPSIRYRSPKLVVDEIEHLAKEYNVKNIKFIDEMFILNENHYMKITELLLEKNLDINIWCYARVDTVKKDFLPKMKKAGFNWFCLGIESASEFVRDGADKKLKYRDIKEVVKSIQDAKIRVLTNFIVGLPDDNEKTMQETLDMAIDLNTEFFNIYSAMAYPGSKLYDEAIEKGIKLPSNWGDYSQHAKNQLPLSTKYLSAMDVLKFRDKAWQEYFTSKKYLDMIEEKFGVKVVEHIKFMTSKKLERNYEN
- a CDS encoding transketolase family protein, which codes for MSNLPRDVFIDIIFDLAKKDKDIYFLSADLGAKALDRFRQELPSQFIHCGISEQNMIDVAAGLSQCGKKVYVYAMAPFVTYRCYEQIKVVIASMNLPVTIIGVGAGYSYDDAGPTHYAIEDISCMRVIPNIEILNPSDEKSTIQAAKVTYEKPKFRYIRIDRKYLPDIYINKNPLDGISEIEKSKDIAILTNGYMFQKAIIVKEKLAKEGINLGLVDIFTIKPLNKEKLKEIAINYNKLIVLEEHFLDGGLGSCVLETLADLEILIPVLRIGIVDKYVFDNGGREYIHKLSGIDINTIIEKIKKFYYKDKE
- a CDS encoding transketolase encodes the protein MEIERLINKSQEIRIKLFDLVMQDMKGHIPSSFSSLEIVLNLFYGKIMNFDVTNPNNPNRDRLIVSKGHAAMVLYPILQELGYFDKSELKKFTKPDGILRMYADHTIPGIEAITGSLGHGLGISNGYAYAAKQDNKDYKSFVIIGDGECYEGSIWESAMFASHYKLDNLIVILDVNGLCIMGETKNCIDQGSLENKFRSFGFETINVNGHSHKDIQRGFKIINNKNGKPKAIIAHTVKGKGISFMENHPLWHNKMPTKAQIEQAYKELATNCIIE